One part of the Cyclobacteriaceae bacterium genome encodes these proteins:
- a CDS encoding thioredoxin domain-containing protein: MDSTSKPNPPNQLIHATSPYLLQHAYNPVDWHEWGNLALQKAKVEDKPILVSIGYSSCHWCHVMERECFENEDLAALMNDYFICIKVDREERPDIDQIYMDAVQAMGINGGWPLNVFLTPDQKPFYGGTYFPPKAWAQILQNIHQAWRNRKEEIIASSEDLTRHISKSDITKFITTNPKPNSEKILSTIYQNFESRFDTAWGGMEKAPKFIMPSLWLWLLRYHQVTKHEQALSHINLTLTKIIQGGIYDQVGGGFARYSVDNEWFAPHFEKMLYDNAQLLSLYSEAFKLTRNEAYKRVAYETFNWLQREMRHPEGGFYSAIDADSEGVEGKFYCFTKSELTGLLGVDAALLCEFYGVTESGNWEHGMNILHQRVEEENFLSRNNLDKENWHHLLYKAKVTLLQARESRIRPGLDDKILTGWNAMMIAGLIDAYHAFTEERFLHSAQTNIDFLERNLMDGSVCYRSFKGKRAPTEGFLEDYAFLIQAYIKLYQADFNEQWLQKASAIVEYVIKNFYDETDGLFFYSSLKAEKLITRKKEIFDNVIPSSNSVMTINLLQLCTFLDTTEWKQLAERMVNNVAELIQKEPNYMSHWGIALMESISGYAEVVLVGPDAIIHKNELQKHFLPFALFMGAVGHSNLPLVKDKKAIGNQTTFYVCRDKSCKQPVFTLPEALKLI, from the coding sequence ATGGACAGTACTTCTAAACCCAACCCCCCAAACCAGCTTATTCATGCCACCTCGCCTTATCTGCTCCAGCATGCCTACAACCCGGTAGACTGGCACGAATGGGGAAACCTGGCTTTGCAAAAGGCGAAAGTGGAAGATAAGCCTATTTTGGTGAGCATTGGTTATTCCTCGTGCCATTGGTGCCACGTTATGGAGCGAGAATGTTTCGAGAACGAAGACCTCGCTGCCCTGATGAACGACTATTTCATTTGCATAAAAGTAGATCGCGAAGAACGTCCGGACATTGATCAGATTTATATGGATGCGGTACAAGCCATGGGCATCAATGGCGGGTGGCCACTCAATGTTTTTTTAACGCCTGACCAAAAACCATTTTATGGCGGCACCTATTTTCCGCCCAAAGCCTGGGCGCAAATACTTCAAAACATTCACCAGGCATGGCGTAACCGAAAAGAGGAGATAATTGCTTCTTCTGAAGATTTAACCAGACACATTTCAAAAAGTGATATTACCAAATTCATTACAACCAACCCAAAACCAAATTCTGAGAAAATCTTATCCACCATTTACCAAAACTTTGAGAGCAGATTTGACACGGCCTGGGGCGGAATGGAGAAGGCGCCAAAGTTCATTATGCCCTCCCTATGGTTATGGCTTTTGCGTTACCATCAGGTCACTAAACACGAACAGGCACTCTCACACATCAATCTTACCTTAACCAAAATCATTCAGGGTGGAATTTACGACCAGGTAGGCGGTGGCTTTGCGCGATACTCTGTAGATAATGAGTGGTTTGCCCCCCATTTCGAAAAGATGCTTTACGACAATGCACAACTATTGAGTTTGTATTCAGAGGCCTTTAAGCTTACCCGAAATGAAGCTTACAAACGTGTTGCGTACGAAACCTTCAACTGGCTTCAACGCGAAATGAGACATCCGGAGGGTGGATTTTATTCAGCCATAGATGCCGACAGTGAAGGGGTTGAAGGGAAATTTTATTGTTTTACAAAATCAGAACTTACCGGGCTTCTGGGAGTTGATGCAGCGTTGCTCTGCGAATTTTATGGTGTAACCGAATCGGGTAATTGGGAGCATGGCATGAACATTCTTCATCAACGCGTGGAAGAAGAAAATTTCTTGAGCAGGAATAATCTGGACAAAGAAAACTGGCATCACTTACTTTACAAAGCAAAAGTAACGTTACTGCAAGCTCGTGAATCGCGTATACGACCTGGATTAGATGATAAAATTCTCACGGGTTGGAATGCGATGATGATTGCGGGGCTGATTGATGCTTATCATGCTTTTACTGAGGAGCGTTTTCTTCATAGTGCCCAAACCAACATAGATTTCCTTGAACGAAACCTGATGGATGGTTCTGTTTGTTACCGCTCCTTTAAAGGTAAACGAGCACCCACGGAAGGGTTTCTGGAAGACTATGCTTTTCTCATACAAGCATACATCAAACTTTATCAGGCCGATTTCAATGAACAATGGCTACAAAAGGCATCGGCCATAGTGGAATACGTCATTAAAAATTTCTATGACGAAACCGATGGGCTATTCTTTTATTCCAGTCTGAAAGCCGAAAAACTGATCACCCGAAAGAAAGAAATTTTCGATAATGTAATCCCTTCGTCCAACAGCGTGATGACCATCAATCTTCTACAACTGTGTACTTTTCTCGACACTACGGAATGGAAGCAATTGGCGGAACGTATGGTGAATAACGTTGCTGAACTTATTCAGAAAGAACCTAACTACATGTCGCATTGGGGGATTGCCCTGATGGAAAGTATTTCGGGCTACGCAGAAGTTGTACTCGTAGGACCAGATGCCATCATCCATAAAAATGAACTCCAAAAACATTTTTTACCATTCGCCCTATTTATGGGCGCAGTAGGCCACAGCAACCTTCCGTTAGTGAAAGATAAAAAGGCCATAGGAAACCAAACCACCTTTTACGTTTGCCGGGATAAGTCGTGTAAGCAACCTGTTTTTACCCTTCCTGAGGCATTGAAATTAATTTAA
- a CDS encoding DUF1287 domain-containing protein, with protein sequence MNQLLRALLLLYGVGAYAQATEHTLANAAVALTNDRVIYDPSYFKIDYPGGDVPADRGVCTDVIIRAYRKLGIDLQVEVHRDMAAHFNHYPKNWSLTKPDKNIDHRRVPNLMVFFARHGITKPITKNPSDYLPGDIVAWNLRGNLTHIGIVIHQKSNDGLRNLIVHNIGNGQEISDCLFSYKIIGHYSYPK encoded by the coding sequence ATGAACCAACTGCTCAGAGCCTTGCTGCTATTGTATGGTGTAGGCGCATATGCTCAAGCTACAGAACATACATTGGCTAATGCTGCCGTTGCTTTAACAAACGACCGGGTTATTTACGATCCCTCCTATTTTAAAATTGATTATCCGGGAGGCGATGTGCCGGCCGATCGCGGGGTGTGTACCGATGTCATCATCCGCGCATACCGCAAATTGGGTATTGATCTTCAGGTTGAAGTTCACCGTGACATGGCGGCTCATTTCAACCATTATCCTAAAAACTGGAGTTTAACCAAACCTGATAAAAATATTGATCACCGAAGAGTGCCCAACCTGATGGTATTTTTTGCACGGCACGGTATAACAAAACCCATTACTAAGAACCCCTCTGATTATTTACCCGGTGATATCGTTGCCTGGAATCTGAGAGGAAACCTAACCCATATCGGAATTGTTATCCATCAGAAATCTAATGACGGCCTTCGCAATCTGATTGTTCATAATATCGGAAATGGCCAGGAGATTTCCGACTGTCTTTTTAGTTACAAAATCATCGGGCACTATTCATACCCCAAGTAA
- a CDS encoding GSCFA domain-containing protein, producing the protein MYLEGITAIVMQNFRTEVEVEKSKKQLSIHDPVLTLGSCFADTMGEQLISSKFRVLKNPFGTVYNPISLHKLLNFSSTHAQPEPNSFIENNGIFLNYDFHSGLSALSQHELKDMLKERIVQTHNFLKSAKWLMITYGTAWIYTRKDSGEPVSNCHKLPSHLFEKKLITQKRILDSFEETYEQLKSVNPNLQIILTVSPVRHVKDTLELNSVSKSTLRIACNTLTEQHADVHYFPSYEIMLDDLRDYRFYKSDMIHPSSDAEAYIWEKFTQAYFDAETLTFLEKWKKIQSGLKHKPFHVTSPAHQAFLKELMSQLNEVKSTVSVDEELAWVKNQLV; encoded by the coding sequence ATGTATCTTGAAGGCATCACCGCCATAGTTATGCAAAATTTTCGTACAGAAGTTGAGGTTGAGAAATCGAAAAAACAACTATCGATTCATGATCCTGTACTAACCCTTGGGTCCTGCTTTGCCGATACTATGGGTGAGCAATTGATAAGTTCAAAGTTCCGTGTTTTGAAAAATCCATTTGGAACTGTTTACAACCCAATATCACTACATAAGTTACTCAACTTTTCAAGTACCCATGCTCAACCTGAACCTAATTCATTCATTGAAAACAATGGCATCTTTTTAAATTACGATTTCCATTCAGGCTTGTCGGCTTTATCTCAACACGAATTAAAAGACATGCTTAAGGAAAGAATTGTACAAACACACAACTTTTTGAAATCTGCAAAATGGTTAATGATTACCTACGGCACCGCATGGATTTATACAAGAAAAGATTCCGGTGAACCCGTATCGAATTGTCATAAGCTCCCTTCCCACCTCTTCGAAAAAAAGTTAATCACGCAAAAACGAATACTCGATTCATTTGAAGAAACGTATGAACAACTGAAATCCGTTAACCCCAATCTTCAAATCATACTCACGGTTAGCCCTGTACGGCATGTAAAAGACACCCTGGAATTAAATAGCGTAAGCAAATCCACCTTGCGCATCGCGTGTAATACACTCACCGAACAGCATGCTGACGTGCACTACTTCCCTTCTTATGAAATTATGCTGGATGACTTACGTGATTACCGCTTTTACAAATCCGACATGATCCACCCCTCTTCCGATGCTGAGGCGTATATCTGGGAAAAATTCACTCAGGCTTATTTCGATGCGGAAACCCTCACCTTCCTGGAAAAATGGAAAAAAATACAATCCGGTTTAAAGCACAAACCGTTTCATGTGACTTCTCCGGCACACCAGGCATTCCTGAAAGAGCTGATGTCCCAATTAAATGAAGTCAAATCTACAGTATCCGTTGACGAAGAACTTGCCTGGGTAAAAAACCAACTTGTATGA
- a CDS encoding bifunctional 3,4-dihydroxy-2-butanone-4-phosphate synthase/GTP cyclohydrolase II → MEAPIKLDSIEQAIDDIKNGKVIIVVDDEDRENEGDFICAAECVTPEIVNFMATHGRGLICASLIEDRCDELQLDLMVGKNTATYETPFTVSVDLIGHGCTTGISAHDRFKTIRALVDPETRPEDLGRPGHIFPLRAKRGGVLRRAGHTEAAIDFARLAGFKPGGVLVEIMNEDGSMARLPDLKKVAERFNLKLVSIKDLIEYRIRKESLISREVEVDMPTAYGDFKLIAFQQTNTQETHMALVKGTWATDEPVLVRVHSSCVTGDIFGSCRCDCGPQLHHAMQMVEREGKGVVLYMKQEGRGIGLLNKLKAYKLQEEGMDTVEANLQLGFDMDERDYGVGAQILRDLDVTKIRLITNNPKKRVGLMGYGLEIVDNVPIEISPNPHNAKYLATKRDKLGHSILKQ, encoded by the coding sequence ATGGAAGCGCCAATTAAATTAGATTCGATAGAACAGGCCATTGACGATATTAAGAATGGCAAAGTTATCATAGTGGTAGATGACGAGGACCGTGAAAATGAAGGGGATTTTATTTGTGCGGCCGAATGTGTAACCCCCGAGATCGTAAATTTTATGGCCACGCATGGCCGTGGTTTAATATGCGCCTCGTTGATTGAAGACCGGTGCGATGAACTGCAGCTTGATTTGATGGTTGGAAAAAACACTGCCACTTACGAAACGCCCTTTACGGTTTCAGTTGATCTTATTGGCCACGGGTGCACCACCGGTATTTCAGCGCACGACCGTTTTAAAACCATACGTGCCTTGGTTGACCCTGAAACCCGACCCGAGGATTTGGGCAGACCGGGACATATTTTCCCGCTTCGCGCCAAGCGGGGCGGTGTGTTACGCAGGGCTGGGCATACCGAAGCTGCGATTGACTTTGCGCGGCTGGCCGGCTTTAAACCAGGCGGAGTGCTGGTGGAGATAATGAACGAAGACGGTTCCATGGCCCGTCTGCCTGATCTTAAAAAAGTTGCTGAACGCTTTAACTTAAAGTTGGTATCTATCAAAGACTTGATCGAATACAGGATACGGAAAGAATCACTGATCAGCCGCGAAGTTGAAGTGGATATGCCTACAGCTTATGGCGATTTCAAATTGATTGCCTTTCAGCAAACGAATACGCAAGAGACACACATGGCGTTGGTTAAAGGTACCTGGGCAACCGATGAGCCCGTATTAGTACGTGTGCACTCATCGTGTGTTACGGGTGATATTTTTGGGTCGTGCCGGTGCGATTGCGGCCCACAATTACACCATGCCATGCAAATGGTTGAGCGTGAAGGAAAGGGCGTTGTATTATACATGAAGCAGGAGGGCAGGGGAATAGGGCTGTTGAATAAACTAAAGGCCTACAAACTGCAGGAAGAAGGCATGGATACCGTGGAGGCCAATCTGCAATTGGGGTTTGACATGGACGAGCGCGATTACGGAGTAGGTGCACAGATTTTGCGCGATTTGGATGTAACCAAGATCAGGCTGATTACGAATAACCCTAAGAAGCGTGTTGGTTTGATGGGGTACGGGCTGGAGATTGTGGACAATGTCCCGATCGAGATTTCACCCAATCCGCACAATGCGAAGTACCTGGCTACCAAGCGCGATAAGTTGGGGCATTCTATCTTAAAGCAGTAA
- a CDS encoding type II toxin-antitoxin system VapC family toxin — MEQKYLIDTNVFIDYLAAKLPVESLNFIDQVLDVQFYISIINKIELLGFKNITPKEEKIFKVIVDSASIIHLDELIANKTIELRKKYAIKLPDSIIAASAISYGCKLLTSNHTDFSKIAGLKIINPANPGKALS; from the coding sequence ATGGAACAGAAATACCTTATAGATACTAATGTTTTCATAGATTATCTGGCCGCTAAGCTTCCAGTTGAGTCCTTAAATTTTATTGATCAAGTTCTGGATGTGCAATTCTACATTTCAATCATAAATAAAATAGAACTACTTGGCTTTAAGAATATAACTCCTAAAGAAGAAAAAATATTTAAAGTTATTGTTGATTCTGCATCAATAATTCATCTGGATGAACTTATAGCCAATAAAACAATTGAATTACGAAAAAAGTATGCTATAAAACTTCCTGACAGTATTATTGCGGCATCTGCAATTTCGTATGGATGCAAACTATTAACAAGCAATCACACAGACTTCTCAAAAATTGCAGGCCTTAAAATAATTAATCCTGCAAATCCGGGTAAAGCACTTTCATGA
- the priA gene encoding primosomal protein N', whose product MDELFPDSRTTLFAEVLLPVPIAKRFTYRVPFDWNDKVLVGQRTIVQFGDRRILTGIIASLYETPPTEYEAKYLLDLLDEEPIIHAHQLRFYEWMADYYMCTTGEVLNAALPSGLKLSSESMVQLHPAFDWETTLFEFSEKETMLLKHLASKPMSYTEVASLLGIKSIYSILKSLTGKESIILFEEVKEKFKPKKEKYLRLTTRLLDHKALEQVFSELVSKPKQEAILLKYLQDIPVLHDPVTNRKGIRKNQLMLPEFSASALNTLIKNNILEEFEVIVSRFNLGTEEELPDVNLSDEQLVAQQSIFQQFEKHNTVLFHGITGSGKTEVYINLIKRALESGSQVLYLLPEIALTTQIVQRLRKMFGESMGVYHSRFSDNERVEVWNGVLNGRFKFVVGVRSSIFLPFDNLGLIIVDEEHDTSYKQQEPAPRYHARDAALMMAHNHHSKIILGSATPSMESYHLAHTGKYGLVELHKRYGDARLPEVILANMMAERKQKTTRGDFSGTVLRAIGASLAEKEQVIIFQNRRGYSPILDCEDCGWVPKCINCAVSLTYHQFKHSLICHYCGYKEPLPSSCPSCSSKRLRTMGYGTEKLEEELKLYFPEAHIQRMDLDTTRSKTSYETIIEQFEKGDTDILVGTQMVTKGLDFDKVSLVGVFNADRMMHFPDFRSYERAFQLITQVSGRAGRREKPGKVVIQTSSPDHPVLNYVLNQRMREFYAQELTDRQNHLYPPFSRLIEITVKHIDKKITVEAARVLWEQITQNIKGIKVLGPGEPMISRIRNQYLMNLLVKIPRDSGNLAQIKQLLASVIGNALHDKPFRNTRVIIDVDPV is encoded by the coding sequence ATGGATGAGCTTTTTCCTGACTCCCGCACAACCCTGTTCGCAGAAGTCCTGCTTCCGGTACCTATTGCAAAACGGTTTACCTATCGCGTACCCTTCGACTGGAATGATAAAGTACTGGTAGGGCAACGCACCATTGTACAGTTTGGTGACCGGAGAATTTTGACCGGTATTATTGCCTCCCTGTATGAAACGCCCCCAACCGAATACGAAGCCAAATACCTGCTTGACCTGCTTGATGAAGAACCAATCATCCATGCCCATCAGTTACGCTTTTATGAATGGATGGCCGATTATTACATGTGCACCACGGGCGAAGTATTGAATGCGGCCTTGCCATCGGGGCTAAAGCTCTCCAGTGAGTCGATGGTACAACTTCATCCTGCCTTCGATTGGGAAACAACGTTGTTTGAATTTTCTGAAAAAGAAACCATGCTGCTAAAGCATTTGGCTTCAAAACCAATGTCGTATACAGAAGTAGCCTCTTTGTTGGGCATAAAAAGCATTTACAGTATTCTGAAATCCTTAACCGGTAAGGAATCCATCATCCTGTTCGAAGAGGTTAAAGAAAAGTTCAAACCGAAAAAAGAAAAATACCTACGACTAACAACCAGACTGCTGGATCACAAAGCCCTGGAGCAAGTGTTTTCAGAACTTGTCAGTAAACCGAAACAAGAAGCTATTTTACTGAAATACTTGCAGGATATTCCCGTGCTTCATGACCCTGTCACAAACAGAAAGGGCATCCGTAAAAATCAGTTGATGTTGCCGGAGTTCTCAGCATCGGCCTTAAACACCCTTATTAAAAACAACATACTGGAAGAGTTTGAAGTTATCGTTTCCAGGTTTAACCTGGGTACGGAGGAAGAACTTCCTGATGTAAACCTGAGCGATGAACAGCTTGTTGCGCAACAATCCATCTTTCAACAATTTGAAAAGCACAATACGGTATTGTTTCATGGTATTACCGGCAGCGGAAAAACCGAAGTGTACATAAACCTGATTAAACGTGCACTCGAAAGCGGCTCACAGGTGCTGTACCTGTTACCTGAAATCGCACTCACCACACAAATCGTTCAGCGTCTTCGGAAAATGTTCGGTGAATCCATGGGTGTTTATCATTCGCGCTTTTCCGATAACGAGCGCGTTGAAGTATGGAACGGTGTGCTGAACGGGCGGTTTAAATTTGTGGTAGGCGTTCGCTCTTCTATCTTTCTTCCGTTCGATAATCTCGGGCTTATCATCGTGGATGAAGAACACGATACCTCCTACAAACAACAGGAGCCTGCACCTCGCTACCATGCACGCGATGCAGCGTTGATGATGGCCCACAACCACCATTCAAAAATTATCCTGGGATCGGCAACTCCTTCCATGGAATCTTACCACCTGGCGCATACCGGTAAATACGGCTTGGTCGAATTGCATAAGCGCTATGGAGATGCCAGGCTTCCTGAGGTGATCCTGGCAAACATGATGGCCGAACGAAAGCAAAAAACAACGCGTGGTGATTTTTCAGGCACCGTGCTTAGGGCCATTGGTGCCTCGCTCGCAGAAAAAGAACAAGTGATTATTTTTCAGAACCGCAGAGGCTACTCCCCCATACTCGATTGCGAGGATTGCGGTTGGGTGCCTAAGTGTATTAACTGTGCTGTCAGCTTAACCTACCATCAATTCAAGCATTCGCTCATATGTCATTATTGTGGTTATAAAGAGCCACTCCCCTCTTCTTGCCCTTCCTGTTCATCAAAACGATTGCGAACCATGGGCTATGGAACTGAGAAGTTGGAAGAAGAGTTGAAACTGTATTTTCCGGAAGCACACATTCAACGGATGGATTTGGATACCACGCGTTCCAAAACCAGTTACGAAACTATTATTGAGCAATTTGAAAAGGGTGATACGGATATTTTAGTAGGTACACAAATGGTAACCAAGGGGCTTGACTTTGATAAAGTAAGTTTAGTTGGTGTTTTTAATGCCGATCGAATGATGCACTTCCCGGATTTTCGATCGTATGAACGCGCATTCCAACTCATTACCCAGGTGAGTGGACGGGCAGGCAGGCGGGAAAAGCCCGGCAAAGTAGTCATTCAAACATCTTCACCCGATCATCCTGTACTGAACTATGTACTGAACCAGCGCATGCGAGAATTTTATGCCCAGGAATTAACCGACAGACAGAACCACCTATACCCACCTTTCAGCCGCCTAATCGAAATTACAGTCAAGCACATCGATAAAAAAATTACCGTAGAAGCGGCCCGTGTATTGTGGGAACAGATCACACAAAATATTAAAGGAATAAAAGTGCTGGGGCCAGGCGAACCGATGATTTCAAGGATCAGGAATCAGTACCTGATGAACCTGTTGGTTAAAATACCACGCGACTCAGGAAACCTCGCTCAAATCAAACAACTCCTGGCTTCTGTCATCGGTAATGCCCTTCACGATAAACCCTTCCGCAATACACGCGTGATTATCGATGTAGATCCTGTTTAA
- the surE gene encoding 5'/3'-nucleotidase SurE: MKKPLILVTNDDGITSKGIRTLINVMKDIGEVLVVAPDGPQSGMGHAITVGETLRLEKNRIFEGITAFECSGTPADCVKMARHFVLKDKRQPDVVVSGINHGSNTSISVLYSGTMSAAIEGAIEGTPSIGFSLCDYSHDADFSHTEAYVKSITQQVLTKGLPKGVALNVNFPPKRNESIKGVRICRQANAKWVEEFLQRHDPNGRSYYWMTGNFVNFDKGEDNDEWAIANNYISVVPCQFDLTAHQAIPVLNEDWDILQ; this comes from the coding sequence ATGAAAAAGCCCCTTATTCTGGTTACGAATGATGATGGCATTACCTCCAAAGGAATCCGCACGCTGATTAACGTGATGAAAGATATAGGTGAGGTATTGGTGGTGGCTCCGGATGGCCCGCAATCAGGTATGGGCCATGCCATTACCGTGGGGGAAACTTTACGCCTCGAAAAGAACCGGATTTTTGAGGGCATCACAGCCTTTGAGTGTTCGGGCACGCCAGCGGATTGCGTGAAAATGGCCCGTCACTTTGTCCTTAAGGACAAACGCCAGCCCGATGTTGTGGTGAGTGGTATCAACCACGGCAGCAATACCTCCATTAGCGTTTTATATTCCGGTACAATGTCGGCTGCCATAGAAGGCGCCATAGAAGGAACGCCTTCCATTGGTTTTTCATTGTGCGATTACTCACACGATGCCGATTTTTCGCACACAGAAGCCTATGTAAAATCCATAACCCAACAAGTGTTGACCAAAGGCTTGCCAAAAGGTGTTGCGCTAAACGTTAATTTTCCTCCTAAGCGGAATGAATCCATTAAAGGTGTGCGCATCTGCCGCCAGGCAAATGCCAAATGGGTGGAGGAATTTTTGCAACGGCATGATCCGAACGGCAGGAGTTATTACTGGATGACCGGCAACTTTGTGAACTTTGACAAGGGTGAAGACAATGATGAATGGGCTATTGCGAACAACTACATCTCTGTTGTTCCTTGCCAGTTTGATTTAACGGCACATCAGGCCATTCCTGTACTTAATGAGGATTGGGATATACTCCAGTAA
- the rplI gene encoding 50S ribosomal protein L9, whose translation MEVILKQDVQGLGYKNDTVKVKAGYGRNFLIPNGLALIANDSNKRQVAENIRQMAHKAAKLKQDAEALAAKIGDLTIELKTKAGESGKIFGAVTAVQVADILKAKGFEVDRKKVHFKEQPKQLGSYTATLDLHKEVKHELKINVVAE comes from the coding sequence ATGGAAGTAATATTAAAACAAGATGTACAAGGTCTTGGCTATAAGAATGACACTGTTAAGGTAAAAGCAGGTTACGGTCGTAACTTCCTTATACCTAACGGACTTGCATTAATTGCCAACGACTCCAACAAGCGCCAGGTAGCGGAGAACATCCGCCAGATGGCCCATAAGGCTGCCAAACTTAAGCAAGATGCTGAAGCACTTGCCGCGAAAATTGGTGACTTAACCATTGAACTGAAAACCAAAGCCGGTGAAAGCGGTAAAATTTTTGGAGCGGTTACAGCCGTTCAGGTTGCCGATATTTTAAAGGCCAAAGGTTTTGAAGTGGACCGTAAAAAAGTTCATTTCAAGGAACAGCCCAAGCAACTGGGTTCTTATACCGCTACACTTGATCTACACAAAGAAGTGAAGCACGAACTCAAAATAAATGTAGTAGCTGAATAA